A stretch of DNA from Vanacampus margaritifer isolate UIUO_Vmar chromosome 1, RoL_Vmar_1.0, whole genome shotgun sequence:
AGTGGAGggtttgtttaaatgttttgtgaagattgagCCAGTAGTTCCTGAGATACAGTACAGAAATTAAAAgttggccacgccccttttttgtcaaaatgcggggagatttagtgttgtgccatcattatcaacaagtacaccaagtttcattaaaatcaaatctgcttggttaaaattttcagatatatattttttttaggtgcaatttggcatggcaccttaaaatgaaaagaaaagtgaaggCTCATAAATGCATggattttcactcatggaggcagcacttcatcgcTGATTTATTTTGGTGTACGTTCTCTCACTTCTACCTCCTGTGTTCCTTTTTTTACACGCAGGCCGCATCCAAGTACATGAACTGTTTCCTCTCACCCCTGCTGACCGTAGTGGCCAAGAATGTCGCCTTTTTCGCCGGCTCCCTCTTGGCCGTCCTGATCGCGTTGACTATCTACGATGAGGACGTTCTCGCAGTCGAGCACGTCCTGTCGTCAATCACCCTGCTGGGAGTTTGCATCACAGTGTGCAGGTCGCGAGTTTGTTCCAATTAGCGGCAAAGTTATCCGCAATATGATCTCATTGTGAAGATTGGAGGTGTGTGGGATTCTCTTTGTTCGCAGGTCATTTATCCCTGATAAGCACATGGTGTTTTGTCCCGAGCAGCTTTTGCGAGTCATCCTGGCACATATTCATTACATGCCTGATCACTGGCAGGGCAACGCACACCGATATGAGACACGGGACCAGTTTTCGCAGGTCTTCCAGTACAAAGCCGTAAGTACATACGTAAGACAAACCCAGATGAAATAtcgtacaccctggactggtttccagccaatcacaaggcacaatgagaccattcacattcacaccaatggcaaatttagagtcttcattgaacctatcatgcatgtttttggcaaCCACTGAATCACCTCTTTATATTATTAGTTGCCGATTTAAACGtatcactttaaaaacaaattatacaAGTTAAGTAAGggttaaattaacaaaaaaaaaaaaaaaggattcttAATTTATATAAAGGCTCGGTGGAcccaattaactaatttgctcccaaaaacgtataaatatgttctgttttaagtgtcccaatgacgtatttataagtttttttgttttgtttttaaatgctagagcataccgaaggctttgatgcagcctctcaactgcagagaacggttgaggaaagggtagttattacaaaaacggccagcaggtggcagcagagcaaaagagatcaactagagccatgttgaaaaaaaggtcacatttctaaatatatttgcgaataatgatgaaacttagctatattttaatgctgcaaaacggaatcagatagaaatatgcttttttttcctgtaaaaagaggagactctaatctttattttggtaggtagaacacaatattctgtgggccttgcaaaatcagtcaaaatccagtacaacagccgggagtgaagggggttgcttcagtaaaaatggctgggagtgaatgagttaaagacttGAGCAGTGTATGTGGCACGTAGGTCATACCTTGCCCACCCCTACTTTATACGTTCATTTTGTTAttctatgtttgtttttttcttgtaggtGTTTATACTAGAGGAGCTGCTGAGTCCAGTGGTGACTCCCATTATCCTCATCTTCTGCCTGAGGAGGAAGTCGCTGGAGATCATTGACTTTTTCCGGAATTTCACCGTGGAGGTGGTGGGTGTGGGAGACACTTGCTCCTTTGCCCAGATGGACATCAGGCAACACGGGCACCCTGCGGTAAGGGTCTTTGCCTCTGGGCCACTGCATGACGGGCACCTGGTCTGGAGTATTGGGATCAAACCAtctattttgaacatttaaaaaaaagtcttggtcatatttaaaatcgTATACTAGCCTGAGTAGCCATGTCAGGATTTTCCAATAGAGATCCTGACGTCACGTGACTTTATTCATCAATAAAAATCAACTAATCAGTAAAATTGTGCGTCTGCCTCCACAGTGGATGTCCGAGGGGAAGACTGAGGCATCCATCTACCAACAGGCGGAGGACGGTAAGACGGAGTTGTCCCTGATGCACTTTGCCATCACCAACCCGCACTGGCAGCCTCCCCGCGAGACCACGCACTTCATCAGCCAGCTGAAGGAAAGAGTTCAGCGAGAGGCCACCGGACCTCCCTCAGACGCGCATCCGCTCTCATTCTCGGAATCTGAAGTACATGTTGTGCACTTGAGCATCATCATGTTGACAAACCGCCCActgatttgatattttttcccctcctccccTTTTAGCCGAAGAGCCTGATTGCCAATCTTTTGGTGGCGCCGTCCACTCTGGCCTCTGTTCATTTTGGCCGGGATGGTTCATTTAGCGGTCACGCTGCAGCGACCAGCGACGCCGTGGCGGCCTTGCGCTCACTTTCCCCAATCAGCAGCAGTCTTCACCTGAAGGGAAGCTACAGTGCGGCTTACAGGACTGCGGCTCACGCCTCCGCCATGAGCAGGACCATGGCAAGCTCTGGGTATgactaatatatataaaaaaaattacatgataAGCATATTCACAGGTCGACAATTGGGAATTTGCATAGTTACCCTTCCATAAGGAATGGCTTGAACAAGATGTAAAGCACAGAAAATGTTACATTCTTGCTGTCGACAGAAgttgacatcatagttgctcagggctcaggcaataaccaatcacagctcacctgttttctaaggCTAAGCTGTGGTTGGTTGTTACATTTGAGCAAcgttgacgtcatcttcagtcgacagcaagtggcaaaatggccgccttctgatattgataaaagaactgctggattttgctgctaaactcctattccactaacgcaatattaaccagaatactgtagactagtggggctgtatagaacatattgtcagtaatttatttttattttttgggggtggtggGGCTTTTCCTTTAAGATAATGAAATGCATTTCTACAAATAAATGGCGCCTTTCTAACTTCCTGGTACTCATTGTACTCCCTGGCTGCTCCATGATTAAATCCAGTCCTCAATCACCAAATAAGTCATTTTGCTCTATTAAATTTTGTAATCTGTTTCTATTTGCAAAGGACGGATGCCCGAACCATGAGCTCAGGCAGCAGCGCGTGGGAGGCTCAACTCACCAGTTTAGTCTTGTCCGAGTACGCCTCCACGGAGATGAGCATCCATGCACTTTACATACATGAGGTAACTGGAACAATTTTTCTTGAACGTCGCCCATTTTGTGCCCCCTCCTATATTAGTCAATTGCCACCCAAAAGTGCGTGTGACATCATTGAGAAAATgtctactcttttttttttttttcttcttctttcagttACACAAACAGCAATCCCGCGGCGATGCGCTTTCACGCCACACGTGGCACAGGCAGGAGAGCGACGAGAGCAGCGACAGCGTCCCGGACGAGGTGAAGAGCGTGTCCGGATCCCGCTACAAACACTTCCCCCGCTCGCACACCTTCCCTACCTCCGTGCCCAGTCCCACTGCCATCCCCTCTTCAGCTTCCGaaggcgccgccgccgccgccgccgccgccacgtgCCCGGACGGGTCGTCATCGCAACAGGGTGGCGGCAACCAGCGACCATACAGCGGTAACTAgcatgacgtttttttttttttttatgtttgaagaTTGGTATTATGATTGAACTGATTTTAATACATTACATCACTACTGGGAGAAGCAGGAATGcattaacattttctttctgatgaaaactcattattttcttcaaaacgACAGAATGTTCAATACAGCTTGTGTTTTTCATCTCATATAAATGTAACACTTTTAACAAAGTCCCTGTGCTTTCCCCTCAGATACTTTATATAAAGGGAGGAAGGTGACGCGGTCCGCCCGTGTGCCGATGGGTGGCTGGGCAGAAGAGTCGCAGCAATTGGCACCACGCCGCCACGAGTCACTACCGGAGGAGAGCTCCGAAGACGAGATGCCACCGCACATACACAAGGTAGCTTTGCAAAACTGCAACATGGCCTTAAAACATGGGCACAAAGAGACGTTCTccgtttgaatgttttttttttgtgtgcaccaTATTTATCTACCAGTATTAGCAAATGTGTTCAAGTTCTCAGCCAGTCAGGACGTGCTGACTCTTCGAAGCTATACTTACATTTTGAAGGACAGCATGTATCAAAGTAATTGAATCAGAATGGTGTGAAGAAACCTAGAAATAATCTGACATCTCTGTTGCTTTTATTTCAGGTTTGTTAGCTACTACATTGAATCAACCAGTGGATTCCTTCCCTCAGACACCTAAACGCACCACCTTTGACTTGACGTATCTCCTGGACTCTGATACAAAGAAAAGAATTATGTATCAGAATGCACCCTGAATTGATTATTGGGTCTAACATTGATTTATCGTAGGGGTCTgattaattgaataataatcTTCCTATGGTTTTACTACTGTACAAATTATTTTAGACACTAAAAGGGAAATAATGTGATTTtcttactatttttttaaagaatgaatatACACTATTCACAAAAAAGTCTGTCCAAGTAGgtcaaaacacacaaggaatttgtctctgATAGTTTGAGCTATAACctcaacaaattaacttaatttgacttttaactcattcactgccattgacggctatagacgtcaaaaatgtatttgaactatttctattagtttaacattttgttcccacttttgttaacaagagtatgaaaacctagaattttttttttttgggggggggggtatatttagaacagatataaaatttgtgattaatcgtgagttaactagtcatgtgattaattacaataaaaaatttcaatTGCATGACGccgctaatttttaataatcttttttttttaatcgcttcagacaattaaattttttaattgtaattaatcgcatgacttcaatagtaaaaacatgttaaactaatagaaatagtcaaaatgaatttttgttgtcgatagccgtcaatagcagtgaatgagttaaaatgcacttgtccaactgttcaatgtttcagtGACTTTTCA
This window harbors:
- the atg9a gene encoding autophagy-related protein 9A translates to MAHFDTEYQRLEASYSDSPPGEENLLMHVPEGAKSQWHHIENLDLFFQRVYNLHQKNGFTCMLLGEIFELVQLLFVVGFTVFLANCVDYDILFANKFVNHTESSKVILPDAFVPVDVCSARIRDNAFVIFVLMISGVFWLHRLVKFIYNVCCYWEIRSFYNNALKMTMSELPYATWQEVQARIVEIQKEHQICIHKKELTELDIYHRILRFKNYMVAMVNKSLLPVRFRLPLLGDVVFFTRGLKYNFELIFFWGPGSLFENEWSLKSEYKRGGNRLELADRLASRILWIGIANLLLCPVILVWQILYAFFSYTEVIKREPGSLGARCWSLYGRCYLRHFNELDHELMSRLSKGYKAASKYMNCFLSPLLTVVAKNVAFFAGSLLAVLIALTIYDEDVLAVEHVLSSITLLGVCITVCRSFIPDKHMVFCPEQLLRVILAHIHYMPDHWQGNAHRYETRDQFSQVFQYKAVFILEELLSPVVTPIILIFCLRRKSLEIIDFFRNFTVEVVGVGDTCSFAQMDIRQHGHPAWMSEGKTEASIYQQAEDGKTELSLMHFAITNPHWQPPRETTHFISQLKERVQREATGPPSDAHPLSFSESEPKSLIANLLVAPSTLASVHFGRDGSFSGHAAATSDAVAALRSLSPISSSLHLKGSYSAAYRTAAHASAMSRTMASSGTDARTMSSGSSAWEAQLTSLVLSEYASTEMSIHALYIHELHKQQSRGDALSRHTWHRQESDESSDSVPDEVKSVSGSRYKHFPRSHTFPTSVPSPTAIPSSASEGAAAAAAAATCPDGSSSQQGGGNQRPYSDTLYKGRKVTRSARVPMGGWAEESQQLAPRRHESLPEESSEDEMPPHIHKVC